The DNA window GATGCCAGCGGCATTGAGTGGGAAAGCTGGGACAGCCTCTGTGCCAAGGAAAAATGTACAGCGCTTTTGCCCCAGTGCCTCCGGCTTTCTTTTTCACTGGGATTATCCAATGAAAAAGTTTTGGAATTTTCGTACCTTGTGGAGCTGCCAAACTATGACGTGGCAGAAATGGTCCGCGAGTAGACAACGGGGAGCAGTTCTTCCTCTGGTTTTGTGTATTCTGGCATTTTCTGCGCTTGTTCTGCTTCGGCAGGAACGCCTTGCACAGGTCAGGCAGGGGGCGTGGCAGCATGTCAAAGACACAGAACAGGCTCGCTGGCTTGCCCGTATTGGAGAAACGCGTCTTCGTTATGCCCTTGCCGGAAAGGGGGGCACAGTGATGCGTGCCGAAGAACTGAGCGCCTTGTGTTCTCGAGCGCTCAGGGAGATTCAGCCAGCGTGTGGCTCCCTGCTGTGTACGGTGGAGGATGAAACCGGAAAGTTTCCTTTGGCTCAGCTCCGTGTTGTGCCAGAGCAGCAGTTTTGGAACGGGACCGGATTTGCTGGCGTCGGCGTTCGTCTTGTGCAGGAGATTGGCGCCAGACAGGGATTCCCGGTGGAGCGTCGCGTTGCTGTACGAGCCATTCGAGGCCTTCGGGACTGGACAGACCTTGATACAAGCGAGGCGGAAGTCAGGCAGGGTCCAGAATCAGACTGGATCACCGCACAGGGAGAAAAGCGTCCCCGGCCGAATGCGAACCTGCGCGCGCTGAATGAACTGCAACTTGTCCCAGAGCTGTCTCCTGTACGGGGGCTTTGGACGCACGCAGAGGCAGCAGCTCTTTTGTCTTCTCTTGTGACGCTGAGTCCCACCGGAGGACGGATAAACGTCCAGACCGCGCCTGACGCTGTGCTGGTCGCACTCTTTCGGGGGAAGAACGGGCGGGAGTATGGAAAAAAGCTGTGTTCAGCACGACGGCAGTCGCAGAATTCCGCCTGGTATTCAGATTTTTTTGAGGCGCACCCAGACGCCCGGACGCGTTGGCCTTCCGGTTTTGTGCGGGAAGACCTGCGCTGTGTTCGGGTCAGGGTGACAGCAGAGTATCGGACCGTAAGCTATTGTTTGACGGCATGTTACAGATTGAATTCTCTTTCGAATATGTGCCCTGAGCTTTTAGAAATATATGGCGTGGCACAGGCCACGCAGGAAAAGAGATGGAGCAGTTTACACAAGAAAAGCAGAGAACGCGTCACATCCCGCTCCAGCTTGGGCTTTCGCTAGGCACGGCGCACACGGGTCCTTCCTGTTTGTGTCTGTGCGACATTGCAGGAAATACCGTACTCCAAAAGGCTTTGGAGATTCGACAGCTTCCCAGAAGTGAACCTGAGCTGACCGAGTGGGAAGATGCGCTTGTCCGAGAGCTTCGCAGACTTTGTGCTCCATATCTCCATCAGATTCAGTCCTGTCGGATTGGTATTTCTCCCGGTGATGTGGTGTATCGGGAACTGAGCTTTCCGTTTCGTGATGATGAAAAAGTGTCGCAGGCAATCCGCCTTGGGCTGGAAGATGAGTTCCCGGTGCCCGTGTCTCAGCTGAGTCTGGTGTACTGGCCCGTGTGGGAGCAGTGTGGACAGCACATGTTTTCGGTCTGTGGTGTGGACCGCTCGCGGCTGGAAAGCATGGAGCGGGCGTGTGAGAGAGCTGGCTTCCCGCATGCGTCTTGCCAGCCTTCGCTGTGCGCCATGTGTGGCAGGGGTGAAGATATTTGGATTGTGACTACGGAGTGTGGACTTCTGGCGTGCTGGGGCGAGAAGGGGGTTGCCAAGCATGTCCTGCGTGGATATGCGCCGCTGGCCATGATTCAGGATGTGCGGTCCCGTGCACAGGCGCGGGGAGATGTGCTTCCTGTCCGGGTGTGGATCTGCATTCCCGAAATGCTGGAAGAGGATCGTGAAGAGCTGACGGAGCAGCTTGAAGATATGGGTGTGGAGCTGCACTGTGCCGGGCCAGAACTTTCTGTCACCTCGCAGCTGGCACAGGCCCAGTTCACTATTGCTTCAAGTTTGGCCAAGTCTGTTTCCCAGACCTGTGTTTTTAGTGATGCGATGGCACATAAGCCGAAATCCAGTCCATTTTCGCGTGCGCTGACCGCGGCGGCCTGCTCCGTGTGTTTTTGTCTTCTTGCACTGTGCTTTTGGCTCGGTGCACTTCGCTATGAGCAGCAGCAAAACTATCGGGAGCTACAGCGGAGCGTGCGGCAGGAACTCCAGCAGGTTTTACCTGATCTTCCATCGGATTTTCATGTTGCCCAGTACCGGAGCGTTCTTGAAAGTCGCTTGCAGGCTGAGCAGCTTTCTCCGGGGCGGCTTCCTGTGGTGCCTGTTTTGGAATTCCTTTCTGAGTTTGGCTGTGCGCATCCCTCGGCACGGGTTCAGCGTCTTGTGCTTGGGGCAAAAGAACTTCGGGCAGAGGTCATTGTTCCGCAGCGTGAAGTGCCTGAGTGCACACTGCATTTGCAGCGTATGTCGCATAAGGCTCGTGGATTGAACGAGCTGCGGGTTGAGCCGCGAGGTGGCGCCTCTGATCTTTCAGAGGCTGTGCTGAACCTGCGAATTTTTTTTAAGGACAAGAAACTGTGAGAAAATATCGTGTGGCTCGCAGGACTGGCTGCATCATTTTGGGCTTTTCTCTTGTGGTCTGTGCGCTGTCTGTTGCGGCCCTGTGGCTCTACAAAGAAAATACCCGTCTGGAAAAGCGCATCGCTCATGAGCAGCACTGTGCCGCTGGGATTTTGCAGGATATTCAGGCGTACAAAGTCCTGCATCTTCAGCGTTCACCAGCAAATGACGCCCAGTCGAGTCGTGAACTTTTTGAAACACTGGAGCTTATGGCCCAGCGTTCAGAATGGATTGAGTTTTCAGCAGGGGAGGAGCGCGTTGGCACTCCTCGGCAGGCGATGCTCAGTATGCGGGTGCTGGGAACTCGTGAAGAAGTCGTCAGTGCTGACGCAGGGGGTGCTGATGTTTCTGCCGGGGGCAGTGATGGGGCCGCCCCATTTCAGGGCATGCTCTATCTTGTCCGGCATGTGATTGACTCTGGTGCTCTGCTGACGAATTTTGAAGTGCTTCGTGACTCTGGTGATTTTCTTGTGCGGCTCTCTCTTCAAAGTGCGCAGGAGGCATACGAAAAATGAAACAGCGCGACCTTTCACAGCGTGGGCATCAAAACGGGTTCACGCTGATTGAACTGATGGTTGTCATTGTGATTTTGGGGATTTTGGCGGGGCTTGTTGTGCCAAAGCTCATGGATGAACCTGACCGGGCACGCGCGGTAAAAGCCCGGCTCCAGATTGAAAGCCTTGGAACGGCGCTCCAGCGTTACTGTCTGGACAACGGACAGTTTCCGAGCACAGAACAGGGGCTGGAGGCCTTGGTTGAATGTCCTGTAACAGGGCGCATTCCACAGCAGTATCCGCGAACAGGCTACATGGACCGGATTCCGCAGGACCCGTGGGGAAACCGGTATGTGTATGTGAGTCCCGGACAGTACGGAGATTACGATCTGGCCTGCTATGGTGCAGATGGTATGCCCGGAGGAGATGGTCGAGATGCAGACATTGCAAGCTGGCAGGAGAGCTGAGGGGTTTACACTTCTTGAATTGATGCTTGTCTTGTGTCTGGTCAGCATTCTTGTTGGCTGGTCCTGTTTGTCTTTGCGTCAGATATGGCGCGGCAGGGGGCTGTCTGGCTGTGAGGAACATTTTTCTACTCTGTGCGAGCACGCGCGGAACAGGGCGATTCTTTCCGGGTTTCCCTGTGTGCTGGAATACAGCTTTCAGCGCCACTGCTGGCGGACTCGGCTTTTGCCACCGCAGAGCATTTCTTTGGACAATGCGGTTGGCGAACAGTGGGCCTTGGGCGCTGGGCTTCGGGTTCGGGAAATCCTTCTGGAGCAGGGAAAGCACATTCGGGGAGGTGTGGGAAAACTCTTTTTTTCTACGCGGGGCAGAACGCACCGGGCTGTTGTTGTTTTTGAGGATGCAGAAGGCGAGCAGCTTCCTCTTGCTGTTCGTTCTGTGATTCCCGGTTGTGAGCGCTGTCCTCTTCCTCAACAATTTTTGCAGGCAAAGGCCGTACAATGAAGAAAAAAACTCTGGGCCATGTGCTGGCGGCACTGGCCTTTTTTTGTTTCCTGAGCGCCTGTTCCCGTGGCCCCGCAGAGTTGAATTCCGGTCAGAAGGCCCGTGCAGAAACAATACGGCAGGAGGCTCTTTCTGCCCTTGAGCGT is part of the Desulfobaculum bizertense DSM 18034 genome and encodes:
- a CDS encoding type II secretion system protein GspK, which translates into the protein MTWQKWSASRQRGAVLPLVLCILAFSALVLLRQERLAQVRQGAWQHVKDTEQARWLARIGETRLRYALAGKGGTVMRAEELSALCSRALREIQPACGSLLCTVEDETGKFPLAQLRVVPEQQFWNGTGFAGVGVRLVQEIGARQGFPVERRVAVRAIRGLRDWTDLDTSEAEVRQGPESDWITAQGEKRPRPNANLRALNELQLVPELSPVRGLWTHAEAAALLSSLVTLSPTGGRINVQTAPDAVLVALFRGKNGREYGKKLCSARRQSQNSAWYSDFFEAHPDARTRWPSGFVREDLRCVRVRVTAEYRTVSYCLTACYRLNSLSNMCPELLEIYGVAQATQEKRWSSLHKKSRERVTSRSSLGFR
- a CDS encoding prepilin-type N-terminal cleavage/methylation domain-containing protein, giving the protein MQTLQAGRRAEGFTLLELMLVLCLVSILVGWSCLSLRQIWRGRGLSGCEEHFSTLCEHARNRAILSGFPCVLEYSFQRHCWRTRLLPPQSISLDNAVGEQWALGAGLRVREILLEQGKHIRGGVGKLFFSTRGRTHRAVVVFEDAEGEQLPLAVRSVIPGCERCPLPQQFLQAKAVQ
- the gspG gene encoding type II secretion system major pseudopilin GspG produces the protein MKQRDLSQRGHQNGFTLIELMVVIVILGILAGLVVPKLMDEPDRARAVKARLQIESLGTALQRYCLDNGQFPSTEQGLEALVECPVTGRIPQQYPRTGYMDRIPQDPWGNRYVYVSPGQYGDYDLACYGADGMPGGDGRDADIASWQES